A region of Thermodesulfovibrionales bacterium DNA encodes the following proteins:
- the cobU gene encoding bifunctional adenosylcobinamide kinase/adenosylcobinamide-phosphate guanylyltransferase — MSKKIVFITGGARSGKSSFALREALKVRGGRAFIATAEATDSEMEERIERHKKDRGDGWKTYEEPVKIAEVLRDAEKDHPVIVIDCLTIWLANVMMQSGLDVEAEIERLLSTLKNSARGEIFIVSNEVGMGIVPEHELARRFRDAAGRLNQRVAATADEVYVTFSGIPVRIKG; from the coding sequence ATGAGCAAGAAGATCGTTTTCATTACCGGAGGCGCACGGAGCGGAAAGAGCAGTTTTGCGCTGAGAGAGGCCCTAAAAGTCCGCGGAGGGCGGGCCTTCATCGCGACTGCGGAAGCTACCGACAGCGAGATGGAAGAGCGTATCGAAAGACACAAAAAGGACCGCGGTGACGGATGGAAGACATACGAGGAGCCGGTGAAGATTGCGGAGGTCCTCAGGGATGCGGAAAAAGATCATCCGGTCATCGTGATTGATTGCCTCACCATCTGGCTTGCGAATGTGATGATGCAGTCGGGGCTCGATGTCGAGGCGGAAATCGAGCGGCTCCTCTCAACGCTGAAGAACTCGGCCCGAGGCGAGATATTCATCGTTTCGAATGAGGTGGGCATGGGAATCGTCCCTGAACATGAGCTTGCGAGGAGGTTCAGAGATGCGGCAGGAAGATTGAATCAGAGGGTCGCCGCGACTGCGGATGAGGTCTATGTGACGTTCTCGGGCATACCCGTAAGAATCAAAGGATAA